TGAGATTCACTTGCCCGTGATGAATGGGTGAGCTAATGCCTGTGACACTGTAATTCTCTTCTGAGGATCAAGTATGAAAATTCTGTCTAGAAGATCCCTGAAATGAACCAACAACTTGCTATCTTCATCCTTATAACGTTGTTTAATTACTGAACCAAATTCTTTTGGCTTTATGTTTACCATCATTCTCTTTGTTGTCTTTCTAGTAACACTATCCTCCTCTGTAGCATAGAAGCATAAGTCCTTATCAAAGTGCTGATCGATAAATGCTCCCTTGCGAAGCATCTTTTTAGGGAAGGCACCTTTCAGTTCCATATGCAGGCGTAACATTTCATTGTTTGTGGAGCCAGGGAACATAATTTTCCCGCTAAAAAGCTCATACAGACAGCAACCAACTGACCATATATCTAACGGATGGTCGTAGGGAAGTCCAAGAACTACaatgaaaaaagagagtacAGCTTTAGTTATAATAGAACATACAGCCATGAAATATCCAAGTAGATGATTAAGACAACAGCAACAGTGGAACTTACTTATTTCTGGAGCTCTGTAGAAGCGACTAACAAGATATGGTGTAACTTCGTTTGTACCAGCAAACATTGCACTACCAAAGTCACAAAGCTTTAACGTGTTTCTTCCCTCATTCACCTGGATAATCAAGGAACGACCAGAAGTTAAAATTTATGTGCATCAAGCAGGAGAAAAACACAGACAAGTATAGCTTACCAGCATGTTGTCAGGCTTTATATCGCAGTGAAGAACCCCACAGTTCTTGAGATGTTTAAGGGATATGAATAACTGCGTTGCATACACTCTAACACCAGATAGTTGAATACCAATGTTGCGACCATACTTCTTCACAATCTCACGGAGATTCAGATGAAGAGACTCAAACACCAAGCAAAGGTGGTTCCTATACTTAAAAGTTGAAAGAAAACGAACGCAGTGGCGCTTATTCTCTGGGTCAGAGCCAGCTAGCTTCTTCAATATCTGAATCTCAGTCTGGCCGGCCTTATGCCTACACAAAACGTGATATGATAGTGAGACATTCACAACTCTTAGGAAGATAAATCAAACATCACTTGATAagaattttgataaaatttgtCCGGTCCTAGAGAAGACCACTTACATTGTCTCATTGTTCCGAATAATTTTTATAGCCACTTCCTCAGGTTCACCTAGTTCAGCTTTTGTGTCTTTTGCCCGCACCACGGTAGAGAAGACACCTTTTCCATGAGTAGCCATGATTTCATATCTATCATCAAGTAGTTCCCCTAATTGATAACCTAAAATTAAGAGAAGATCTTTCATTGTTAAGACTTAAGATGACAAATATTAGAAGGCCTTTTCCAGTTGAATGATAAAACACGAGCAATGAAATGTTCATGGAATTATACACAAATAGGTCTTCAAAGAATTTGAACTTAAATAATACatagacaaaataaaaacacttaCTGTAATAACCTTCTGCATCATCCCAATTATCGTCGAGTCCACTCCTTACAATAGGAATGCCATTCCCTTTCCCTCGCAGATAGccctaaaataaaataatttacgaAAAACTCCTTAGCCAACAGACAATTATTCTCCACAAACACATGTCAGAATGAAAAGGCAATGAAAGAAGTTTCAGGAGTATGAAGGCAACAGTTGACTAGTGTACAGCAATTGATGAACTACTACCAAAGCAGGATAGAAATGTTTCTAGGAAacgaaagaagagaaaaagctCACTACAAAAATGTAGTGGACAAAAGGAAGTCCATTTCTTGAGTATCTTGTCAGATGATGTACGGGGAAAACAAAGCAGATGAAACCAGAGTTAGAAAACTCTATAAAGACAAGGTCAATAATTTGAGTAAGAGTACATACCATTTTCTGACTATCAGCTGGAGACTCCCCAAAGATATCATCAGTGAACATGTCATCTGATATTTTATCCTAAAAATATAGCATAATATAAGACCggggaaaataaaataaacaaaaagcattccccaacaaacaaatttccTTTGCAAACGCACCTTTGGGCTGCCTTCCCCAAGCCCTGTGGAAGCTAGTGTCCTATCTGAGTCTGAAATTACAAGCTGTGCAGGTGATTCCCCAACTGCCGATGAAAGCTTGGCGACTTCACCATCTACGGCATCAATATCCAACCCAGCTTTAGCTTGATTAACTGCAGAAGTAACAGGCCCCAGAGTACCACTTCCAAGAACATCTGCCACAGTAGAGGACTGCTTGGGAATGTTTGCTAGCTCAAGATCTGgattcataaaatatttgtgtaaGTAAATGTGGGAGGGTGGGCCAAGAAGAATGACACTTTCAGTGACacaattaataaaatctaatgACTATTCTACTAATCGAATTACAACCCACAGATACTAACTTGAAAGGCTCAAGTTGCTCATAAGTGATAGTTTCGGTACACAATACAAAAGATTTGAACAAAATGACTACTCCCATGTCGACTAACAGAAACCCAATGTAAACTAAATGTAACAAGTACACACACAAAGTAGAGAAAGGGCAACTTTGAACAACACCCATATACTAAATGAGCAAATATAAATTCTTCATGCATGCGCTGTTCAGAGCAATGATCATTAAGAAAACTGATAATCCCCTTACCATGAGAAGAAAATCCGTTTTGCTGCTccaactttttcttatatttctcCATTATGGCTTGCGTTCTCCTCCTGCTTTCCTCGATTAAATTTagctcttcatcttcttgttcaaCTTCCCAAACAACAACGTCACCtttatcatcattatcaatTCTGGTCCTGTTTCAAATATAAGACAATCAAACACTATTGTAAAAGGTGTTGCACATTTATAACCAACCTAAACATTCACAAGACAAAGTTTTTTCTGGGTGAATATACCTTTCAACATTTCCCCGAGTTTCTTTGACATCGCCACTGTTAGGATCATGGCCATTTACAGAAGTTGGGCTTCTTAACTCTAAGTCATCTTCCGCATCATGTCTTGAGTGTCCAGAATGTTTATGCCTCACTTCACCATATCCATCATCAAGACTTTTATGCTTCTCTCTATCACTCTGGAATTCTCGTCCTTTATCCCTATCTTTTTCACTccgtctctctctttcattctcCCTCCCCCTCTCTCTACTACTATACCTGGCTTTATCTCTACTCCTACCTCTGTCGTTGTCTCTATCCCGTAGGTAATCTTTTTCCCTGTCTCCCCTGCTATCTCTATCAACGCTTCCCCTCTCTTTTCTCCTTTCACGGTCAGGCtctatctcttttcttttctcacaTTCTCTTTCCCTCCGCTGATTTCTCCCCTGCAATCACCGCCACAACATATTAAAAGACTGGTTACAAGAGAAATATATGGCGTAGAATAAATAAGCATGAGCATACatgacatttatatgaaaGATAGTTATAAACGCGTATCCAGCTCTTACAAATCAAGGGAAAGCCATCATCTCCATTGAACGCCTAGTGCAACTGCTTTTGCATTTCTTACAAATGCATGAGACATTCAGGTTATCTAATCCCACACACAGACCAAGAACGAACTTCATTATAATAAGATAAATGGCACAAAACCACATATtacgaaagaaaaatctagACTTTCCCTACTTTCAATTAAAAGCCTTTTGATTCCACCATCCGAGAAGAAGATAAGCTAGCAAACCGGAAACAATAAAATGAAGTAAAAGGGCGAATAGAACAGACCAGATTATTCTCCCGGAATTGACCAGATTTTATATCCCCAAACTCGTCGACGGACtctaatttcttcttcaatgtctCCCCAATCCCTTCTTTTCCTAATATCTCACCTTCTTCCATATCAAGATCACCACCGTTAACATTCTCATCATCGTTATATTGAACTTCCTCATCACGATGATGACGGTGGCCATGCCTGCGATGGTGATGACGGGACTTGTGCCGCTTCGGAGATTTAAAGACCTCGTCGGACGGCGAAAACGACCGTCGGTGTTTGCGGTGGTTTGATTCTACATGCTTGTCACTCACCATCAGATCGTCGAAATTAGGGGGAAATCgcaaaattagggttaggTTCGATTTTGTCGCGCGCTCTCTCTCAATTTGTGTATCCGTGAAAAAAGACTTACCAGATTTAACTGATTTGTATGGTTACGCGGTAGCCTTAACCGGATATATAAATCAACGAATCCCAGGTTTACTTATATTTCCAGTTAATTTGACCGGTTCTCGgatttaatgattttatttatacagATTGAACAGTTAACTTGACCAATCTTTTAATCTGGCATAATCGGTTAGACCCAATCCTTAATTTGTagttgttgttggttttgggCCTTTTGGGCTATATAACGTATGATTCATGGGCCATCTTATTCACACCAGTCTGAAAATGAAATCAGACTTACCGTTCGATATGTGAAACTGAACGTATAATAAAAACTGACAAAGAGAGTTTTTCATTCTGAAATTTCACATTAACAAAAGCTATGAAAAAAAGATCTGGAAGAACAAACAAACGAATTCGCTAATACTAATCTAGCAAATTACccttacaaaatatttaacttttccTAAATCCtaataattttagttaataGATATTAACCATcgggttaaaaaaaaaagcgaggGAGAGCCAAACGCTTTAACAAAACGATATCGTTTTCATTTCCCacctaattaaaaaaaaagtttgttatttatttattccgCCGGTAACGACTCCGACCGCCACGAAAACAGATCGCCGGAGTCAAAACAATCGTCGGAAAATTCAAACAACCCCTCAACAGCCACGTAATCTCCACCATCTCCGACGCCGgaaccaaaatctaaaccacCGTAATTCGACACGTGATCTTCAAATCCCCAAATCTCGTCGATTCCTGACGAATCAGAAGACGCTCGTACCAAATCCGTTACCGTCTCCGTCGTTACCTCCTCCTTCGCGACGGGAACCGGAGAAATCGATGGAGGTGGTGGTAAACCAAGCTCATCATCGGAAGCTTCAAGAAGA
This sequence is a window from Arabidopsis thaliana chromosome 1 sequence. Protein-coding genes within it:
- a CDS encoding uncharacterized protein (unknown protein; BEST Arabidopsis thaliana protein match is: unknown protein (TAIR:AT3G25870.1); Has 69 Blast hits to 69 proteins in 16 species: Archae - 0; Bacteria - 0; Metazoa - 6; Fungi - 0; Plants - 63; Viruses - 0; Other Eukaryotes - 0 (source: NCBI BLink).), which codes for MEKKLLDITRTDSAEKKRVRDESFDEAVLDSPEVKRLRDDLFDVLDDSDPEPVSQDLDSVMKSFEDELSTVTTTTAQGSSTAGETQPDLGYLLEASDDELGLPPPPSISPVPVAKEEVTTETVTDLVRASSDSSGIDEIWGFEDHVSNYGGLDFGSGVGDGGDYVAVEGLFEFSDDCFDSGDLFSWRSESLPAE
- a CDS encoding Protein kinase superfamily protein, with the translated sequence MVSDKHVESNHRKHRRSFSPSDEVFKSPKRHKSRHHHRRHGHRHHRDEEVQYNDDENVNGGDLDMEEGEILGKEGIGETLKKKLESVDEFGDIKSGQFRENNLAFNGDDGFPLICKSWIRVYNYLSYKCHGRNQRRERECEKRKEIEPDRERRKERGSVDRDSRGDREKDYLRDRDNDRGRSRDKARYSSRERGRENERERRSEKDRDKGREFQSDREKHKSLDDGYGEVRHKHSGHSRHDAEDDLELRSPTSVNGHDPNSGDVKETRGNVERTRIDNDDKGDVVVWEVEQEDEELNLIEESRRRTQAIMEKYKKKLEQQNGFSSHDLELANIPKQSSTVADVLGSGTLGPVTSAVNQAKAGLDIDAVDGEVAKLSSAVGESPAQLVISDSDRTLASTGLGEGSPKDKISDDMFTDDIFGESPADSQKMVCTLTQIIDLVFIEFSNSGFICFVFPVHHLTRYSRNGLPFVHYIFVGYLRGKGNGIPIVRSGLDDNWDDAEGYYSYQLGELLDDRYEIMATHGKGVFSTVVRAKDTKAELGEPEEVAIKIIRNNETMHKAGQTEIQILKKLAGSDPENKRHCVRFLSTFKYRNHLCLVFESLHLNLREIVKKYGRNIGIQLSGVRVYATQLFISLKHLKNCGVLHCDIKPDNMLVNEGRNTLKLCDFGSAMFAGTNEVTPYLVSRFYRAPEIILGLPYDHPLDIWSVGCCLYELFSGKIMFPGSTNNEMLRLHMELKGAFPKKMLRKGAFIDQHFDKDLCFYATEEDSVTRKTTKRMMVNIKPKEFGSVIKQRYKDEDSKLLVHFRDLLDRIFILDPQKRITVSQALAHPFITGK
- a CDS encoding Protein kinase superfamily protein (Protein kinase superfamily protein; FUNCTIONS IN: protein serine/threonine kinase activity, protein kinase activity, ATP binding; INVOLVED IN: protein amino acid phosphorylation; LOCATED IN: nucleus, cytoplasm; EXPRESSED IN: male gametophyte, cultured cell, pollen tube; EXPRESSED DURING: L mature pollen stage, M germinated pollen stage; CONTAINS InterPro DOMAIN/s: Protein kinase, catalytic domain (InterPro:IPR000719), Serine/threonine-protein kinase domain (InterPro:IPR002290), Serine/threonine-protein kinase-like domain (InterPro:IPR017442), Protein kinase-like domain (InterPro:IPR011009), Serine/threonine-protein kinase, active site (InterPro:IPR008271); BEST Arabidopsis thaliana protein match is: Protein kinase superfamily protein (TAIR:AT3G53640.1); Has 102216 Blast hits to 93482 proteins in 2735 species: Archae - 128; Bacteria - 9335; Metazoa - 43180; Fungi - 13643; Plants - 14516; Viruses - 433; Other Eukaryotes - 20981 (source: NCBI BLink).) produces the protein MVSDKHVESNHRKHRRSFSPSDEVFKSPKRHKSRHHHRRHGHRHHRDEEVQYNDDENVNGGDLDMEEGEILGKEGIGETLKKKLESVDEFGDIKSGQFRENNLGRNQRRERECEKRKEIEPDRERRKERGSVDRDSRGDREKDYLRDRDNDRGRSRDKARYSSRERGRENERERRSEKDRDKGREFQSDREKHKSLDDGYGEVRHKHSGHSRHDAEDDLELRSPTSVNGHDPNSGDVKETRGNVERTRIDNDDKGDVVVWEVEQEDEELNLIEESRRRTQAIMEKYKKKLEQQNGFSSHDLELANIPKQSSTVADVLGSGTLGPVTSAVNQAKAGLDIDAVDGEVAKLSSAVGESPAQLVISDSDRTLASTGLGEGSPKDKISDDMFTDDIFGESPADSQKMGYLRGKGNGIPIVRSGLDDNWDDAEGYYSYQLGELLDDRYEIMATHGKGVFSTVVRAKDTKAELGEPEEVAIKIIRNNETMHKAGQTEIQILKKLAGSDPENKRHCVRFLSTFKYRNHLCLVFESLHLNLREIVKKYGRNIGIQLSGVRVYATQLFISLKHLKNCGVLHCDIKPDNMLVNEGRNTLKLCDFGSAMFAGTNEVTPYLVSRFYRAPEIILGLPYDHPLDIWSVGCCLYELFSGKIMFPGSTNNEMLRLHMELKGAFPKKMLRKGAFIDQHFDKDLCFYATEEDSVTRKTTKRMMVNIKPKEFGSVIKQRYKDEDSKLLVHFRDLLDRIFILDPQKRITVSQALAHPFITGK
- a CDS encoding uncharacterized protein (unknown protein; FUNCTIONS IN: molecular_function unknown; INVOLVED IN: biological_process unknown; LOCATED IN: cellular_component unknown; BEST Arabidopsis thaliana protein match is: unknown protein (TAIR:AT3G25870.1).), producing MEKKLLDITRTDSAEKKRVRDESFDEAVLDSPEVKRLRDDLFDVLDDSDPEPVSQDLDSVMKSFEDELSTVTTTTAQGSSTAGETQPDLGYLLEASDDELGLPPPPSISPVPVAKEEVTTETVTDLVRASSDSSGIDEIWGFEDHVSNYGGLDFGSGVGDGGDYVAVEGFFYYTFSFTYRTVSLISFSDWCE
- a CDS encoding Protein kinase superfamily protein (Protein kinase superfamily protein; FUNCTIONS IN: protein serine/threonine kinase activity, protein kinase activity, ATP binding; INVOLVED IN: protein amino acid phosphorylation; LOCATED IN: nucleus, cytoplasm; EXPRESSED IN: male gametophyte, pollen tube; EXPRESSED DURING: L mature pollen stage, M germinated pollen stage; CONTAINS InterPro DOMAIN/s: Protein kinase, catalytic domain (InterPro:IPR000719), Serine/threonine-protein kinase domain (InterPro:IPR002290), Tyrosine-protein kinase, catalytic domain (InterPro:IPR020635), Serine/threonine-protein kinase-like domain (InterPro:IPR017442), Protein kinase-like domain (InterPro:IPR011009), Serine/threonine-protein kinase, active site (InterPro:IPR008271); BEST Arabidopsis thaliana protein match is: Protein kinase superfamily protein (TAIR:AT3G53640.1).); protein product: MVSDKHVESNHRKHRRSFSPSDEVFKSPKRHKSRHHHRRHGHRHHRDEEVQYNDDENVNGGDLDMEEGEILGKEGIGETLKKKLESVDEFGDIKSGQFRENNLAFNGDDGFPLICKSWIRVYNYLSYKCHGRNQRRERECEKRKEIEPDRERRKERGSVDRDSRGDREKDYLRDRDNDRGRSRDKARYSSRERGRENERERRSEKDRDKGREFQSDREKHKSLDDGYGEVRHKHSGHSRHDAEDDLELRSPTSVNGHDPNSGDVKETRGNVERTRIDNDDKGDVVVWEVEQEDEELNLIEESRRRTQAIMEKYKKKLEQQNGFSSHDLELANIPKQSSTVADVLGSGTLGPVTSAVNQAKAGLDIDAVDGEVAKLSSAVGESPAQLVISDSDRTLASTGLGEGSPKDKISDDMFTDDIFGESPADSQKMGYLRGKGNGIPIVRSGLDDNWDDAEGYYSYQLGELLDDRYEIMATHGKGVFSTVVRAKDTKAELGEPEEVAIKIIRNNETMHKAGQTEIQILKKLAGSDPENKRHCVRFLSTFKYRNHLCLVFESLHLNLREIVKKYGRNIGIQLSGVRVYATQLFISLKHLKNCGVLHCDIKPDNMLVNEGRNTLKLCDFGSAMFAGTNEVTPYLVSRFYRAPEIILGLPYDHPLDIWSVGCCLYELFSGKIMFPGSTNNEMLRLHMELKGAFPKKMLRKGAFIDQHFDKDLCFYATEEDSVTRKTTKRMMVNIKPKEFGSVIKQRYKDEDSKLLVHFRDLLDRIFILDPQKRITVSQALAHPFITGK